Proteins from a genomic interval of Quercus robur chromosome 9, dhQueRobu3.1, whole genome shotgun sequence:
- the LOC126698302 gene encoding uncharacterized protein LOC126698302 isoform X2 — protein MTSAIGWYGPLIDLTEASLHVGDFVQLLVFVHRSTPTVQYKLSKGGGGGGGDQVIRTEIQVGDNTRPFFPVSLWHKQMQLSTPGDVILLQNVKIAKFGDFVEARTVQCSSLQCLIHPHESLLSKGVDDLIANCRVGTTTKEKLTRVIEWLQRSGSTLCNLNVHSDQKKGHFLRNWKVLEETKSRDCYSLSEVTHLSNSCKAVFHALVGEIFLPYTQKPLGDSEKEKMFISRRLYKTGDTSLVEDLICTGCQLCGSPLDLEYSKSMFEQNSIPRYCSESSNRLHAVSLIYRPLMST, from the exons ATGACATCAGCAATAGGATGGTACGGACCCCTCATCGATCTCACCGAAGCCTCTCTCCACGTGGGCGACTTCGTTCAGCTCCTCGTTTTCGTTCACCGATCAACTCCTACTGTTCAG TACAAGTTATCAAAAggcggaggaggaggaggaggagatcAGGTAATAAGGACAGAAATTCAAGTGGGTGACAACACACGACCATTTTTTCCTGTCTCCCTATGGCACAAGCAAATGCAATTATCTACACCTGGTGATGTCATTTTGTTACAAA ATGTAAAGATTGCAAAATTTGGAGATTTTGTTGAGGCCAGAACTGTCCAATGCTCATCGTTGCAATGTTTAATCCACCCTCATGAATCACTTTTGTCAAAGG GCGTTGATGATTTAATAGCAAATTGCCGAGTTGGGACAACAACAAAGGAAAAGCTTACGAGAGTAATAGAATGGTTACAGCGGTCTGGATCCACTCTTTGCAATCTTAACGTGCACAGTGATCAA AAAAAGGGGCATTTTTTAAGAAACTGGAAAGTGCTGGAAGAGACGAAATCTAGGGACTGTTATTCCCTTTCCGAAGTAACTCATCTATCCAACTCCTGCAAGGCAGTTTTCCATGCATTGGTTGGTGAAATTTTTCTGCCATATACTCAGAAACCTCTGGGTGATTCCGAGAAGGAAAAGATGTTTATCAGCAGGAGATTATATAAAACAGGAGACACTAGTTTAGTAGAGGATCTCATTTGCACAGGCTGCCAGCTTTGTGGTTCCCCTTTGGATTTGGAGTACAG CAAGTCCATGTTTGAACAAAATTCCATTCCACGATATTGCTCAGAAAGTTCAAACCGCCTTCATGCAGTGAGCTTGATATATAGGCCCCTTATG AGTACTTGA